The following nucleotide sequence is from Nocardioides eburneiflavus.
GACGCACCGGTGCGGGACACACCTGGCAGCGCGACGACGAGGAGTTCCGCCGACCTGACATCGTGGCCTCCGAGTGGAAGGGGTTCCGACCCAGCCTGGCGCTGGAGGCCGATCCGCTCGACATGCCTGACGGGGGGAGCTAGGACATGGCGCGGCAGGCGGTGGTGCGGCACAACGACTGGGGGTCGCTGGATCCTCCGGCGCTCGGCCAGTGGGAGCCGACGCTGTCGGTGACCGTCGTCGTGCCGACCTTCAACTACCAGCGCACGCTGCCCTACGTCCTGGCCGCGCTGGCCGGGCAGTCCTACCCCTCGCACCTCCTCGAGGTCCTCGTCGTCGACGACCAGAGCCAGCCTGCGCAGGAGCTGCCGGAGGTGCGTCCCGACCACACCCGGCTGATCCGGGTCGAGGAAGGCTGGGGCCGCGCCAACGCCTGCCACCTCGGCGCGCTCGCCGCCGACGGCGACGTGCTGCACTGGTACGACGCCGACATGCTGGCCCACCGCGAGGAGGTCGAGGCGCACGCCCGCTGGCACCACCTCGTCGACTACGCCGTGCCCGGGGGCCACAAGCTCTTCGTCGACCCGACCTCGCTCCTCGGCGCCGACCCCGCGTCCGTACGCGACCGCGTGGCGGCCGGCGAGGCGGGCGACCTCTTCCCCGGCCAGGAGCACGAGCCGCACCAGTGGGTCGAGGACTACTGGGCCAAGACCGACGACCTCCGCACCGCCGGTCCGCGGGCGCAGCGCTACCACATCGGGATGACCGGATCGGTCACGAAGGCGCTCTACCTCGACTCCGACGGCTTCGACCGCACGCTGCGCCTCGGGGAGGACATGCACCTCGGCCACTCGCTCGCGCAGGCGGGCGGCGTCTTCGTCGTCGACCGCGAGGCGCGCAGCTGGCACCTCGGCCGGTCGCAGGTGCTGCGGCGGGCCGAGCAGGTCAACCGCTTCAACGACCCCTACCTCGCCGACCTCGTGCCGACGATGCGGCCCAAGCGCAACCGCCGCGGACGCGCCTACCAGGTGCCCTACCTCGAGGTGGTCCTCGCGGCCGGCCCCGCCGACGAGACCATCCACGTGGTCGACTCGCTGCTCGACGGCGACGTGCCCGACCTCCGGGTCACGGTCGTCGGGCCGTGGAGCACGGTCCACGACGACCGCGTCCAGCCGGTCGAGGACCCGGTCCTGGAGACCCGGCTGGTGCACCGCTCCTACCTCCACGAGCCCCGCGTGCGCCTCGTCGAGTCGGCCCCGGCCACCTCCGACGCGGAGTTCGTGCTGACCCTCCCCGACGTGTCGATGGCTCCCCTCCCGTCGGCGCTCGCGGCCCTCCTCGACGACCTCGAGCGCACCCACCACGGCGTCCGCGTGCTGGCGTACGGCTCGGGCGTGGCAGCGCGGCTCGAGCGCACCTCGGCCCTGGCGCGGGTCGAGCGGCTGGCCGGCGAGGGCGACGACCGCGAGGCGCTGCTCGACGAGTCGTTCGGCGTGAAGACCTATCCCGCCTCGGACGTCGGCTGGGTGCCGGTCGACCAGCGCGTCGTCGAGCGGTTCGTGCTCGGTGCCCGACCGCCGATGGACCCCGACAAGTCGGAGAACCGGCTGCGCAAGGCGCTCCGCAAGGCCGACGGCGAGGGCGTCGTACGCCCCGCAGAGGTGCCCGCCGAGGGTGACGGCAAGCGGGGGTTGTTCGGCCGGCGCCGCTGAGAGCAGCCTTGGTTTCGACACGGGCTCGTTCCTCGCCCCGCTCGACCAGCGGCCTGTTGCTCAACCAGCGGCCTGTTGCGCGACCGGCGGCCCGTTGCCCGACCGGTGGGTCCGATGCCTCGCTGGTTGAGCAGTGAGCGCAGCGAGCGTGTCGAAACCGAGGGCTCGGGCGTCAGTCGGAGCCGAACAGGTCGCGCGTGTAGACCTTGTCCTTCACGTCCGCGAGCTCGTCGGCCATCCGGTTGGCGACGATCACGTCGGCACGCTCCTTGAAGGCG
It contains:
- a CDS encoding glycosyltransferase family 2 protein produces the protein MARQAVVRHNDWGSLDPPALGQWEPTLSVTVVVPTFNYQRTLPYVLAALAGQSYPSHLLEVLVVDDQSQPAQELPEVRPDHTRLIRVEEGWGRANACHLGALAADGDVLHWYDADMLAHREEVEAHARWHHLVDYAVPGGHKLFVDPTSLLGADPASVRDRVAAGEAGDLFPGQEHEPHQWVEDYWAKTDDLRTAGPRAQRYHIGMTGSVTKALYLDSDGFDRTLRLGEDMHLGHSLAQAGGVFVVDREARSWHLGRSQVLRRAEQVNRFNDPYLADLVPTMRPKRNRRGRAYQVPYLEVVLAAGPADETIHVVDSLLDGDVPDLRVTVVGPWSTVHDDRVQPVEDPVLETRLVHRSYLHEPRVRLVESAPATSDAEFVLTLPDVSMAPLPSALAALLDDLERTHHGVRVLAYGSGVAARLERTSALARVERLAGEGDDREALLDESFGVKTYPASDVGWVPVDQRVVERFVLGARPPMDPDKSENRLRKALRKADGEGVVRPAEVPAEGDGKRGLFGRRR